A window from Vespa velutina chromosome 13, iVesVel2.1, whole genome shotgun sequence encodes these proteins:
- the LOC124953759 gene encoding protein arginine N-methyltransferase 5 yields the protein MTNQRPISCGLDLCSVPDLSNCLFAATSSRFEFICIPLVHPLFKREFISGVVKNRQGPLTRPDLVLCTSDWNNLIIGKISSHIKVDAKDFNYRKNSEETLNQELSLASHLGLAGITLKLIGGIEKNINLARIINDKLSATCNFQIWVQVPMENPLKQALSYRGEENIMVENPWEWWNGFRTVCDYDKKLAIALIVSHDLPESEEIDRWLGEPVRCLILPTTLFITNKKGYPVLSKAHQILIKKFAMLEVQFILTGANRYNSITLYHNYLDYLWKNCQIDGPVERFARGYEDYLQCPLQPLMDNLESQTYEIFEKDPIKYTQYQAAIVEAIININLKRETKLDKMVIMVVGAGRGPLVRAALNAAKLTNQEIKVYAVEKNPNAVNTLQALQGDMWGDKVTVVSCDMREWCAPEQADILISELLGSFGDNELSPECLDGVQRFLKDDGISIPCSYTSYIGPVQSSKLYNEVRQCKDKDKHPLVNFETPYVVHLQNKYDIAKPQPLFTFNHPNKEEIIDNNRYETKTFDVEQDSILHGFSGYFKAVLYDNITLSIEPSTHSPEMFSWFPIFFPIKESIQLKKGNKIVLHFWRRCNVKNVWYEWCISEPIIGSIHNPNGRSYTIGL from the exons atgaCAAACCAAAGACCAATTTCATGTGGATTAGATCTTTGTTCTGTACCTGATCTAAGTAATTGTTTATTTGCTGCAACCTCATCTAG atttgaatttatatgtataccaCTGGTTCATCCATTgtttaaaagagaatttatttcgGGTGTTGTCAAAAATCGACAGGGACCACTTACAAGACCTGATTTGGTATTATGTACTTCTG attggaataatttaattattggaaaaatatcATCGCATATAAAAGTCGATGctaaagattttaattatagaaaaaatagtgAAGAAACATTAAACCAGGAATTATCATTAGCTAGTCATTTAGGATTGGCAGGAATTACGCTTAAATTAATAGGAGgcatagaaaagaatataaatcttgccagaattattaatgataaattatcagCTACTTGTAATTTTCAA ATATGGGTACAAGTACCAATGGAAAACCCATTAAAACAAGCACTTTCATACAGAGGGGAGGAAAATATTATGGTTGAAAATCCTTGGGAATGGTGGAATGGTTTTAGAACAGTTTGTGATTATGATAAGAAATTAGCAATTGCATTGATTGTGAGCCATGATCTTCCTGAATCGGAAGAG atTGATAGGTGGTTAGGAGAACCTGTAAGATGTTTGATACTGCCAACAACTTTATTTATAACTAATAAAAAGGGATATCCTGTGTTAAGCAAAGCACATCaaatattgataaagaaatttgCTATGTTAGAAGTACAATTTATATTGACAGGAGCAAACCGATATAATAGTATTACACTTTATCATAATTACTTGGACTATTTATGGAAG aattgtCAAATAGATGGGCCTGTTGAACGATTTGCTCGCGGTTACGAAGATTATCTACAATGTCCACTACAGCCATTGATGGATAATCTTGAATCGCAgacatatgaaatatttgaaaaagatccTATAAAGTATACCCAATATCAAGCTGCTATAGTTgaagcaataataaatataaatttgaaaaggGAAACTAAACTtgataaaat ggTAATTATGGTTGTTGGAGCTGGAAGAGGACCACTTGTGCGTGCTGCATTAAATGCTGCCAAATTGACAAATCAAGAAATTAAAGTATATGCAGTTGAGAAAAATCCAAATGCTGTCAATAC CCTGCAGGCTCTTCAGGGAGATATGTGGGGAGATAAAGTAACCGTAGTGTCGTGTGACATGAGAGAATGGTGTGCTCCAGAACAAGCAGATATTCTTATATCTGAACTGCTCGGGTCTTTTGGAGATAATGAACTTTCTCCTGAATGCTTGGATGGCGTCCAACGATTTTTGaaag atgATGGAATCAGTATTCCATGTTCATACACTTCGTATATTGGCCCTGTACAATcatctaaattatataatgaagtACGACAATGCAAAGATAAGGACAAACATCCTCTTGTAAATTTCGAGACGCCATATGTAGTTCACTTGCAAAATAAATATGACATAGCAAAGCCACAACCTCTATTTACGTTTAACCATCCAAATAAAG aagaaattattgataataacagaTATGAGACGAAGACTTTTGATGTTGAACAAGATTCCATACTTCATGGATTTTCTGGTTATTTCAAAGCAGtcttatatgataatattacattaagtATAGAACCTAGTACGCATAGTCCCGAAATGTTTAGCTGGTTTcccattttctttcctataaAG GAATCTATTCAGTTGAAAAAGGGGAACAAAATAGTTTTGCATTTTTGGCGCCGATGCAATGTTAAAAATGTTTGGTACGAGTGGTGTATCAGTGAACCAATTATAGGATCAATTCATAATCCAAATGGAAGATCTTATACTATTGGTTTAtaa
- the LOC124953777 gene encoding glycine cleavage system H protein: MARLFTRIIKHSFEKVTSHKTQLFTIPISTSFQSTSRNITTTQRLRTERWYTDTHEWIKVDNNVGTVGISDHAQDALGDVVYAQLPDVGSTFKKDEECGALESVKAASVLINPVSGTIIEKNDALENKPGLINSSCYNEGWLYKVQLSHPEEIKALMNEKAYELFLKSGSHESENP; this comes from the exons atggcaAGATTGTTTACAAGAATAATTAAgcattcttttgaaaaagtgACTTCACATAAGACTCAATTATTCACAATTCCTATATCAACTTCGTTTCAATCTACTTCACGTAATATAACTACAACTCAACGATTAAGAACGG AAAGATGGTATACGGATACGCATGAATGGATCAAAGTAGATAATAATGTAGGAACAGTTGGTATATCTGATCATGCACAAGATGCACTAGGTGACGTAGTGTATGCTCAACTTCCAGACGTTGGATCTACCTTTAAAAAAGATG AGGAATGTGGTGCATTGGAATCCGTAAAAGCTGCATCCGTATTAATAAATCCTGTCAGTGGaacaataatagaaaaaaatgatgcaTTGGAAAATAAACCAGGATTGATTAATTCATCTTGTTATAATGAAGGATGGTTGTATAAAGTACAACTAAGCCATCCTGAGGAAATTAAGGCtcttatgaatgaaaaagcttatgaattatttttgaagTCTGGCTCCCATGAAAGTGAAAATCCTTAA